From a single Miscanthus floridulus cultivar M001 chromosome 8, ASM1932011v1, whole genome shotgun sequence genomic region:
- the LOC136478079 gene encoding membrane-anchored ubiquitin-fold protein 3 isoform X1 produces the protein MAGGKEPIEVRFRLFDGTDIGPTKYDPSTTVSSLKEFILARWPQDKDIAPKTVNDLKLINAGRILENNRTLAESRVPVGEVPGGVITMHVVVRPPQADKNSEKQLANSPKQNRCGCTIL, from the exons ATGGCCGGCGGGAAGGAGCCGATCGAGGTCAGGTTCCGGCTCTTCGACGGCACGGACATCGGGCCCACCAAGTACGATCCCTCCACCACAGTCTCCTCGCTCAAGGAGTTCATCCTCGCTCGGTGGCCGCAAG ATAAGGATATAGCTCCAAAAACTGTTAATGACTTGAAGCTTATCAATGCTGGAAGGATATTGGAGAATAACCGGACACTTGCAGAGTCCCGTGTTCCAGTAGGAGAGGTTCCAGGAGGTGTAATTACAATGCATGTGGTAGTGCGACCTCCACAAGCTGACAAAAACAGTG AGAAGCAGCTTGCCAATTCCCCCAAGCAGAACAGATGTGGATGCACCATTCTCTGA
- the LOC136478079 gene encoding membrane-anchored ubiquitin-fold protein 3 isoform X2 encodes MAGGKEPIEVRFRLFDGTDIGPTKYDPSTTVSSLKEFILARWPQDKDIAPKTVNDLKLINAGRILENNRTLAESRVPVGEVPGGVITMHVVVRPPQADKNKKQLANSPKQNRCGCTIL; translated from the exons ATGGCCGGCGGGAAGGAGCCGATCGAGGTCAGGTTCCGGCTCTTCGACGGCACGGACATCGGGCCCACCAAGTACGATCCCTCCACCACAGTCTCCTCGCTCAAGGAGTTCATCCTCGCTCGGTGGCCGCAAG ATAAGGATATAGCTCCAAAAACTGTTAATGACTTGAAGCTTATCAATGCTGGAAGGATATTGGAGAATAACCGGACACTTGCAGAGTCCCGTGTTCCAGTAGGAGAGGTTCCAGGAGGTGTAATTACAATGCATGTGGTAGTGCGACCTCCACAAGCTGACAAAAACA AGAAGCAGCTTGCCAATTCCCCCAAGCAGAACAGATGTGGATGCACCATTCTCTGA